One genomic region from Tachysurus vachellii isolate PV-2020 chromosome 22, HZAU_Pvac_v1, whole genome shotgun sequence encodes:
- the LOC132838082 gene encoding uncharacterized G-patch domain protein DDB_G0278987-like isoform X1 has product MSVSFNGTNISKTTSQMNVMNDSNGEGARQGNHGNMFYTVPLLYCVICLLTLIMVLLLIILLKNYCKNCTVNKPESSIEGGTFRMSDIGHNPDLENPTNNIVNDLNNLQSYTACSDDSSSTSSDSLSPPYEDKHDNNNQHYMSLKTSLQNPEYENVLEGKSTRTLNCENKKAKKSRDYVNIEEQKNMPLTQGRKSKCERQQGDEEESQTSSESSSDESEEDSVNYTMVVFKEPPNVVQRKQ; this is encoded by the exons ATGTCTGTTTCTTTTAACGGTACAAACATTTCTAAAACTACAAGTCAGATGAATGTCATGAATGACAGTAATGGAGAAGGAGCTAGACAAG GGAACCATGGGAACATGTTTTa CACGGTGCCCTTACTGTATTGTGTCATTTGTCTCCTTACCCTCATAATGGTTCTTCTACTGATCATATTGCTCAAAAATTACTGCAAAAACTGCACAG TTAACAAGCCAGAGTCCAGCATCGAAGGAGGCACTTTTCGCATGAGTGATATCGGTCATAACCCGGACCTCGAAAATCCTACAAACAACATTGTCAATGATTTAAACAATTTACAATCCTACA CTGCATGCAGTGATGATTCATCCTCTACTAGTTCTGACAGCTTGTCCCCACca TATGAAGATAAACATGACAACAATAACCAGCATTACATGAGTTTGAAAACCAGCCTTCAAAATCCAGAGTATGAAAATGTTCTTGAAGGCAAATCCACCAGAACTCTAAATTGTGAAAACAAGAAGGCAAAGAAAAGCAGAGACTATGTGAACATCGAAGAACAAAAGAATATGCCTTTAACTCAGGGCAGGAAAAGCAAATGCGAGAGGCAACAAGGAGACGAGGAGGAGAGTCAAACCAGCAGCGAGAGCAGCAGCGACGAGAGTGAAGAAGATTCTGTAAATTACACCATGGTTGTGTTTAAAGAACCTCCAAATGTAGTCCAAAGAAAGCAGTAA
- the LOC132838082 gene encoding uncharacterized protein LOC132838082 isoform X2, with translation MSVSFNGTNISKTTSQMNVMNDSNGEGARQGNHGNMFYTVPLLYCVICLLTLIMVLLLIILLKNYCKNCTAACSDDSSSTSSDSLSPPYEDKHDNNNQHYMSLKTSLQNPEYENVLEGKSTRTLNCENKKAKKSRDYVNIEEQKNMPLTQGRKSKCERQQGDEEESQTSSESSSDESEEDSVNYTMVVFKEPPNVVQRKQ, from the exons ATGTCTGTTTCTTTTAACGGTACAAACATTTCTAAAACTACAAGTCAGATGAATGTCATGAATGACAGTAATGGAGAAGGAGCTAGACAAG GGAACCATGGGAACATGTTTTa CACGGTGCCCTTACTGTATTGTGTCATTTGTCTCCTTACCCTCATAATGGTTCTTCTACTGATCATATTGCTCAAAAATTACTGCAAAAACTGCACAG CTGCATGCAGTGATGATTCATCCTCTACTAGTTCTGACAGCTTGTCCCCACca TATGAAGATAAACATGACAACAATAACCAGCATTACATGAGTTTGAAAACCAGCCTTCAAAATCCAGAGTATGAAAATGTTCTTGAAGGCAAATCCACCAGAACTCTAAATTGTGAAAACAAGAAGGCAAAGAAAAGCAGAGACTATGTGAACATCGAAGAACAAAAGAATATGCCTTTAACTCAGGGCAGGAAAAGCAAATGCGAGAGGCAACAAGGAGACGAGGAGGAGAGTCAAACCAGCAGCGAGAGCAGCAGCGACGAGAGTGAAGAAGATTCTGTAAATTACACCATGGTTGTGTTTAAAGAACCTCCAAATGTAGTCCAAAGAAAGCAGTAA
- the LOC132838082 gene encoding uncharacterized G-patch domain protein DDB_G0278987-like isoform X4, translating into MTVMEKELDKGTMGTCFINKPESSIEGGTFRMSDIGHNPDLENPTNNIVNDLNNLQSYTACSDDSSSTSSDSLSPPYEDKHDNNNQHYMSLKTSLQNPEYENVLEGKSTRTLNCENKKAKKSRDYVNIEEQKNMPLTQGRKSKCERQQGDEEESQTSSESSSDESEEDSVNYTMVVFKEPPNVVQRKQ; encoded by the exons ATGACAGTAATGGAGAAGGAGCTAGACAAG GGAACCATGGGAACATGTTTTa TTAACAAGCCAGAGTCCAGCATCGAAGGAGGCACTTTTCGCATGAGTGATATCGGTCATAACCCGGACCTCGAAAATCCTACAAACAACATTGTCAATGATTTAAACAATTTACAATCCTACA CTGCATGCAGTGATGATTCATCCTCTACTAGTTCTGACAGCTTGTCCCCACca TATGAAGATAAACATGACAACAATAACCAGCATTACATGAGTTTGAAAACCAGCCTTCAAAATCCAGAGTATGAAAATGTTCTTGAAGGCAAATCCACCAGAACTCTAAATTGTGAAAACAAGAAGGCAAAGAAAAGCAGAGACTATGTGAACATCGAAGAACAAAAGAATATGCCTTTAACTCAGGGCAGGAAAAGCAAATGCGAGAGGCAACAAGGAGACGAGGAGGAGAGTCAAACCAGCAGCGAGAGCAGCAGCGACGAGAGTGAAGAAGATTCTGTAAATTACACCATGGTTGTGTTTAAAGAACCTCCAAATGTAGTCCAAAGAAAGCAGTAA
- the LOC132838082 gene encoding uncharacterized G-patch domain protein DDB_G0278987-like isoform X3: MVLLLIILLKNYCKNCTVNKPESSIEGGTFRMSDIGHNPDLENPTNNIVNDLNNLQSYTACSDDSSSTSSDSLSPPYEDKHDNNNQHYMSLKTSLQNPEYENVLEGKSTRTLNCENKKAKKSRDYVNIEEQKNMPLTQGRKSKCERQQGDEEESQTSSESSSDESEEDSVNYTMVVFKEPPNVVQRKQ; the protein is encoded by the exons ATGGTTCTTCTACTGATCATATTGCTCAAAAATTACTGCAAAAACTGCACAG TTAACAAGCCAGAGTCCAGCATCGAAGGAGGCACTTTTCGCATGAGTGATATCGGTCATAACCCGGACCTCGAAAATCCTACAAACAACATTGTCAATGATTTAAACAATTTACAATCCTACA CTGCATGCAGTGATGATTCATCCTCTACTAGTTCTGACAGCTTGTCCCCACca TATGAAGATAAACATGACAACAATAACCAGCATTACATGAGTTTGAAAACCAGCCTTCAAAATCCAGAGTATGAAAATGTTCTTGAAGGCAAATCCACCAGAACTCTAAATTGTGAAAACAAGAAGGCAAAGAAAAGCAGAGACTATGTGAACATCGAAGAACAAAAGAATATGCCTTTAACTCAGGGCAGGAAAAGCAAATGCGAGAGGCAACAAGGAGACGAGGAGGAGAGTCAAACCAGCAGCGAGAGCAGCAGCGACGAGAGTGAAGAAGATTCTGTAAATTACACCATGGTTGTGTTTAAAGAACCTCCAAATGTAGTCCAAAGAAAGCAGTAA